The Tenebrio molitor chromosome 3, icTenMoli1.1, whole genome shotgun sequence genome contains a region encoding:
- the LOC138126783 gene encoding uncharacterized protein, with protein MSRKAFLVQVELDVQAVTCPGVWLCSNGKVSLQIYMLDSCVQTASYKPNFPIKCNETFAFYKTFYSKHQLNELQNDLHDQWLYIELVQWQSCEIGNVLASFETTLDELLYPSTVNGSIAGVDLDLLMEPSKTFPGTIAPKVEVSTKTTIEETLCVCTKPTSSTVVVNPKVLMSTDHKPRGNVCRKVCHSIAFSRRKPHFKPRSKPPFCYRKAEDDLILRKPQYDLDGNYCSCRQSRSLERKNVTSLRRRKPDLISKRKPPCTVKMCSCGSGHKENFCPVCAKYRGYFNVTPVTHSPPIQKKEENQPRTTLFDSNKSSYRRKHYPCAIEFVPSEEKSDSGDTNLSDIEQDKKKVCFCTEQKPSLAEKLHAKLTNTLSSLPRTVEWSCYDYDYECDCCPRTESRAELYRDLQKFYGDLYMKARSNVNALCVPDCPGFR; from the exons ATGTCCAGGAAGGCTTTTCTAGTCCAAGTAGAACTAGATGTACAAGCT GTAACATGCCCTGGCGTATGGCTGTGTTCAAACGGAAAAGTGTCCCTCCAAATTTATATGTTAGATTCATGTGTTCAAACTGCCAGCTACAAACCGAATTTCCCCATAAAATGTAACGAAACGTTCgctttttacaaaacgttttacTCTAAACATCAACTCAACGAACTCCAGAATGACTTGC ACGATCAATGGCTGTACATCGAACTGGTTCAATGGCAGAGTTGCGAAATTGGCAATGTTTTAGCTTCATTTGAGACTACCTTGGATGAGCTTTTGTATCCATCTACAGTCAACGGATCAATAGCCGGTGTCGATTTAGACTTGCTAATGGAACCTTCTAAAACGTTTCcg GGAACAATCGCTCCGAAGGTGGAAGTCAGCACAAAAACCACAATAGAAGAGACTTTGTGTGTTTGCACTAAACCCACTTCAAGTACGGTCGTTGTTAATCCAAAAGTATTAATGTCGACTGATCATAAACCTCGCGGAAACGTATGCAGAAAAGTTTGCCATTCTATAGCGTTCAGCAG GAGAAAACCCCATTTCAAACCGAGATCCAAACCACCATTTTGCTATAGAAAAGCCGAAGACGATCTCATTTTACGCAAACCACAGTACGACTTGGACGGCAACTATTGCAG TTGCAGACAATCTAGAAGTTTAGAACGGAAGAATGTTACGAGTTTGAGAAGAAGAAAACCAGATTTGATCAGCAAACGAAAACCTCCCTGTACAG TGAAGATGTGTTCTTGTGGTAGCGGacacaaagaaaatttttgtccCGTCTGTGCGAAATACCGAGGCTATTTTAACGTGACTCCTGTAACGCATTCGCCACCGATACAGAAAAAA GAAGAAAATCAACCACGAACGACTTTGTTTGATTCCAACAAAAGCTCTTACAGAAGGAAACATTACCCTTGTGCGATAGAGTTCGTCCCGAGCGAAGAAAAATCTGATTCGGGCGATACCAATTTATCCGATATCGAACAAGACAAGAAGAAAGTGTGTTTCTGTACAGAACAAAAACCAAGTCTGGCCGAAAAATTACACGCAAAGCTTACGAACACGCTCAGTTCTCTACCTCGAACGGTGGAGTGGTCTTGTTACGATTACGATTACGA gtGTGACTGTTGCCCGCGTACAGAATCAAGAGCGGAACTGTATCGTGATCTTCAAAAGTTTTATGGAGATTTGTACATGAAAGCTCGCTCAAATGTCAATGCCTTATGTGTACCTGACTGTCCGGGATTCAGATAA